A window of the Dongshaea marina genome harbors these coding sequences:
- the arsC gene encoding arsenate reductase (glutaredoxin) (This arsenate reductase requires both glutathione and glutaredoxin to convert arsenate to arsenite, after which the efflux transporter formed by ArsA and ArsB can extrude the arsenite from the cell, providing resistance.), giving the protein MTEVVIYHNPRCSKSRQTLELLEQRGITPTIVPYLETPLSSDELRLVVSKLGLSSVRELMRTKESIYQELELAREQSEQQLLLAVENNPKLMERPVVVYGERAAIGRPPEQVLKLFE; this is encoded by the coding sequence ATGACTGAGGTTGTAATCTATCATAACCCTCGCTGCTCAAAGAGCCGGCAAACCCTTGAGCTACTGGAGCAGCGTGGAATCACCCCGACCATAGTCCCATATCTTGAGACGCCTCTAAGCTCGGATGAGCTCAGGCTTGTGGTGAGTAAACTGGGCTTAAGCTCGGTGCGCGAGTTGATGCGAACCAAGGAGTCTATCTATCAAGAGCTTGAGCTCGCCCGGGAGCAAAGCGAGCAGCAACTGCTACTCGCGGTTGAGAATAACCCAAAATTGATGGAGCGTCCGGTGGTTGTTTATGGAGAGCGGGCCGCCATAGGCCGTCCCCCGGAGCAGGTTCTGAAGCTTTTTGAATAA
- the bepA gene encoding beta-barrel assembly-enhancing protease: protein MLAFVRLRPAALTLFVMLSLSGFAQANNQLPDIGTAAVSTLSIEQEQRYGEAFMLLARAQLPVLNDPVLEVYINQLGNRLLSHADSVPFPFHFFLIQDNSVNAAAFLGGYIKVHTGLFLYASDESQLASVLAHEISHETQRHIARYLEDQSKTNAATLAGVIGSLALGIINPAAGVAAMSTTVGLKIQSGINYTRENEYEADRIGMQLLYRAGFDPRGMMQFFEKLKDQSRYSSTPPQYLLTHPLTNTRIAEARARAENYPVRHLKPSLAFQLAKARIEARYSPKSKEQVLSYFDKQLKEKSYKLKDAALYGQALALMRNSKNQQALTILSKLLKASPDNLFYIDAITDADLALKQNKQAIQRLEALNQQLPYNQVIVINLASAYIQSDQADKAITLLERYLRNHQNDVLGWQLMSQAAQQQGDAFHLYLAQGQYLALQASFDDAITNLKMARLKTPSKLEIARIDARIRQLQVEKTNWLQLIKG from the coding sequence TTGCTGGCTTTTGTTCGGTTGCGTCCCGCTGCCCTGACGTTGTTTGTGATGCTCTCCCTGAGCGGGTTTGCTCAGGCTAATAATCAGCTTCCCGATATAGGAACAGCTGCCGTTTCCACCTTGTCGATTGAACAAGAGCAGCGTTATGGCGAAGCCTTCATGTTGCTCGCCAGGGCTCAGCTCCCTGTGCTCAATGATCCCGTACTCGAGGTCTACATCAATCAGCTGGGTAACCGTCTTCTCAGCCATGCAGACTCAGTCCCCTTCCCCTTCCATTTTTTCCTGATCCAGGATAATAGTGTCAATGCTGCCGCCTTCCTCGGAGGGTACATTAAGGTCCATACCGGGCTCTTCCTCTATGCCAGCGATGAAAGCCAGCTCGCATCGGTGCTGGCCCATGAGATCTCCCACGAAACCCAGCGCCATATCGCCCGCTACCTGGAGGATCAGTCCAAGACCAATGCCGCGACCCTCGCAGGCGTCATTGGCTCACTGGCCCTTGGGATCATCAACCCGGCAGCCGGTGTCGCAGCTATGTCGACCACGGTCGGGCTCAAGATCCAGTCCGGGATCAACTACACCCGGGAAAATGAATATGAAGCCGACCGGATCGGGATGCAGCTTTTGTATCGCGCAGGGTTTGATCCCAGAGGCATGATGCAGTTTTTCGAAAAGCTCAAAGATCAGAGCCGCTACTCCAGCACTCCCCCCCAGTATCTGCTGACTCACCCGCTCACCAACACCCGGATCGCTGAGGCGCGGGCCAGGGCCGAAAACTACCCGGTGCGTCACCTCAAGCCAAGTCTGGCATTTCAGTTAGCGAAGGCGCGAATTGAAGCTCGCTATAGCCCCAAGAGTAAGGAGCAGGTGCTCAGCTACTTCGATAAACAACTTAAGGAGAAGAGCTACAAGCTCAAGGATGCGGCCCTCTACGGGCAAGCGCTGGCCCTGATGCGCAACAGTAAAAATCAGCAAGCACTCACCATCCTGAGTAAGCTCCTCAAGGCATCACCGGATAATCTTTTCTATATCGATGCCATCACAGATGCAGATTTGGCCCTGAAACAGAACAAGCAAGCGATCCAACGGCTGGAAGCCCTCAATCAGCAACTTCCCTACAACCAGGTGATTGTCATCAATCTGGCCAGTGCCTATATCCAAAGCGATCAGGCAGACAAGGCGATCACCCTGCTGGAGCGCTACCTGCGCAATCATCAAAATGATGTTCTTGGCTGGCAGCTAATGAGCCAGGCCGCTCAACAGCAGGGAGATGCATTTCATCTCTACCTGGCTCAGGGGCAATACCTGGCCCTGCAAGCCAGCTTTGATGATGCGATCACCAACCTTAAGATGGCACGCCTGAAAACCCCCAGTAAGCTGGAGATCGCCCGTATCGATGCCAGAATTCGCCAGCTTCAGGTCGAAAAAACCAACTGGTTACAACTAATCAAGGGTTAG
- a CDS encoding AI-2E family transporter codes for MLNVLSRWYQQRFSDPNAVTLFLLLVFGFGVIYFIGDIIGPLLVAIVLAYLLEWPVARLERFGVRRSLGVTLIVVLFISLMVMALGGLLPIVIKQGINLGKEAPAMFNEAQAYIKALPTRYPELVDISVMERFLVTIQSKLLSTGELIVKFSLGSLLNMFAVLIYLVLVPLLLFFLLKDKQVLLSAISKFMPRNRALADRVWAEMYEQIANYIRGKVIEIIIVGVATYLALFFFGLNYAVLLSVCVGLSVLIPYVGAVAVTIPVALVGLFQWGLTPHFFYMMLAYLVVQGLDGNLLVPILFSEAVNLHPVIIIMAVLLFGGLWGFWGVFFAIPLATLIKAVINVWPKREYFTPLSLD; via the coding sequence ATGTTGAATGTGCTTAGCCGCTGGTACCAACAGCGTTTTTCAGATCCAAACGCAGTGACTCTGTTTTTATTGCTGGTGTTTGGATTTGGAGTGATCTACTTCATCGGAGATATTATCGGCCCGCTGTTGGTGGCGATCGTGCTGGCCTATCTTCTTGAGTGGCCGGTCGCCCGGCTGGAGCGATTCGGAGTGAGGCGCTCCCTGGGTGTCACCCTGATCGTGGTGCTGTTTATCTCTTTGATGGTGATGGCTCTGGGAGGCTTGCTACCCATTGTGATCAAGCAGGGGATTAACCTTGGCAAGGAGGCGCCTGCTATGTTCAATGAGGCCCAGGCTTACATTAAGGCGCTACCGACCCGCTATCCGGAGCTGGTGGATATCAGTGTGATGGAGCGTTTTCTTGTGACAATTCAGTCTAAGCTGCTGTCAACCGGGGAGCTGATTGTGAAGTTTTCACTGGGCTCACTGCTGAACATGTTTGCGGTACTGATCTATCTGGTACTGGTGCCCCTGCTATTGTTCTTTTTACTCAAAGACAAGCAGGTTCTACTGAGCGCTATCTCTAAATTTATGCCGCGTAACCGCGCCCTGGCCGATCGGGTTTGGGCGGAAATGTATGAGCAGATCGCCAACTATATTCGGGGTAAGGTGATTGAGATTATCATTGTTGGGGTCGCCACCTATCTGGCGCTGTTCTTCTTTGGTCTTAACTATGCGGTGCTACTGAGTGTCTGTGTGGGCCTGTCGGTGTTGATCCCCTATGTGGGGGCGGTGGCTGTCACCATTCCGGTTGCTTTGGTGGGGCTCTTCCAGTGGGGACTGACACCACACTTTTTCTATATGATGCTCGCTTACCTGGTGGTGCAGGGGCTTGATGGTAACCTGCTGGTGCCGATCCTGTTCTCCGAGGCGGTCAATCTGCATCCGGTGATCATTATCATGGCTGTGCTGCTTTTCGGGGGCTTGTGGGGTTTTTGGGGGGTCTTTTTTGCGATTCCACTGGCGACTCTGATCAAGGCGGTGATCAATGTCTGGCCCAAGCGAGAGTACTTTACTCCTCTGAGCCTTGATTAG
- a CDS encoding rhodanese-like domain-containing protein: protein MFQRYIKLLCTSLLLISPLTQASPTPQVLDNSATMQWLYQDKGVIIDVRDSNLYNGWPAPGELRGGHLPGAENLPLSWLKEDTDELAKRLASSNIKPGSPLLIYGSTPAQSREAVKLLHQQGFPIKQLHIYRDPFSVWAETPSLPLTHLANYQALVSAAWLHRELKKPAEQRPLIVEASYGKGLKYLLAHIPGAIHLNTDSVESGPEWNLLPPQKLAENMAKAGLSRDRTIVLYGQPVEAAARVLFALHYIGAKDVRLLNGGLKAWEAAGFATDIGAVEPNPVTSFGKITLKHQSYITLDELKKLQRDPGNMRLVSVRSWPEYLGEISGYSYIKGKGHIPGAIWGHSGTNKDNVVDFLNPDGTLRTDSFIHRAWSRAGLTPDKHLIFYCGTGWRASLTWFYANLIGYPEESVYDGGWLQWSRDKTNRIALGALPG from the coding sequence ATGTTTCAACGCTATATAAAGCTGCTCTGTACCTCACTGCTCCTCATCTCCCCCCTGACTCAGGCAAGCCCGACGCCTCAGGTTTTAGATAACTCAGCCACCATGCAGTGGCTTTACCAGGACAAGGGAGTCATCATCGATGTTCGCGACTCCAACCTGTACAACGGCTGGCCCGCCCCCGGGGAGCTTCGCGGCGGCCACCTGCCGGGAGCTGAAAACCTCCCCCTGAGCTGGCTTAAAGAGGACACGGATGAGCTTGCTAAACGCCTGGCATCCAGCAATATCAAACCGGGAAGCCCCCTGCTTATCTATGGCTCAACACCAGCCCAGTCCCGTGAGGCAGTGAAACTCCTTCATCAACAGGGCTTTCCGATTAAGCAGCTACATATCTACCGAGATCCCTTTTCGGTCTGGGCCGAGACCCCCTCCCTGCCCCTGACTCACCTTGCCAACTATCAGGCCCTGGTCTCAGCCGCCTGGTTACACCGGGAGCTGAAAAAGCCAGCCGAACAGCGACCCCTTATTGTGGAAGCATCCTATGGCAAAGGCCTTAAATATCTGCTGGCACATATTCCAGGAGCGATTCATCTGAACACAGACAGTGTGGAGAGTGGGCCTGAGTGGAATCTGCTTCCCCCACAAAAGCTCGCAGAAAATATGGCCAAGGCAGGCCTAAGCCGCGACCGTACCATAGTGCTCTACGGTCAACCGGTTGAAGCGGCAGCCCGGGTGCTATTTGCCCTGCACTATATTGGCGCCAAAGATGTACGGCTGCTCAACGGCGGACTGAAGGCCTGGGAGGCTGCCGGCTTCGCGACAGATATCGGTGCCGTAGAGCCAAATCCCGTCACCAGCTTTGGGAAGATTACCCTCAAACACCAGAGCTATATCACCCTCGATGAGCTCAAGAAATTGCAGCGAGATCCCGGGAATATGCGCCTGGTTTCGGTTCGATCCTGGCCCGAATACCTGGGTGAGATCAGTGGCTATAGCTATATCAAGGGCAAGGGGCATATTCCAGGTGCAATTTGGGGACACTCAGGCACCAATAAGGATAATGTGGTCGACTTTCTAAATCCGGATGGAACCCTTCGCACCGATAGCTTTATCCACAGAGCCTGGTCCAGAGCTGGTCTCACTCCGGATAAGCATTTGATCTTTTACTGTGGTACCGGCTGGCGGGCAAGCCTCACCTGGTTCTATGCCAACCTCATCGGTTACCCTGAAGAAAGCGTCTACGATGGCGGCTGGCTCCAGTGGAGCCGGGATAAGACAAACAGGATCGCTCTGGGAGCCCTTCCCGGTTAA
- a CDS encoding tetratricopeptide repeat protein, with amino-acid sequence MIVDISAENFQQSLIEASREKIVAIYFYADQIPECQTMGPTLEQQIGQDNPMLDLARVNVADPQLQSLAVQLGLQSVPAIVLFKDGRPLDALMGPQDEAGIKEFLSKHQPAPEDLLLIEAKQQLAEQATAQAYKTLHQAYGLAAERSDIKLLLTQACLELAKIEEAEALLATIPMVDQDSQYQSLQAQLDLAKKAADTPEIRALEEKLASEPDDFALKQELAIQYSQAGRKPEALELLFSILQKEMGFGDARKHFLDILATMEADPVASAYRRKIYSLMY; translated from the coding sequence ATGATTGTCGATATTAGTGCCGAAAACTTTCAGCAAAGCCTAATCGAAGCTTCTCGCGAAAAAATTGTCGCCATCTACTTCTATGCTGATCAGATCCCAGAGTGTCAGACCATGGGACCAACCCTTGAGCAGCAGATCGGTCAGGATAACCCTATGTTGGATCTGGCCCGGGTGAATGTCGCCGATCCCCAACTTCAATCTCTGGCCGTCCAGTTGGGATTGCAGAGCGTGCCCGCCATTGTCCTGTTTAAAGATGGCCGTCCCCTGGATGCGTTGATGGGCCCTCAGGACGAAGCCGGGATCAAGGAGTTTCTGAGCAAGCATCAACCGGCACCGGAAGATCTGCTGTTAATTGAAGCAAAGCAGCAACTTGCCGAGCAAGCCACCGCTCAGGCCTATAAGACTCTGCATCAGGCCTATGGACTGGCAGCTGAGCGCTCTGACATTAAGCTATTACTGACCCAGGCCTGTCTGGAACTGGCTAAAATTGAAGAGGCCGAAGCCCTGCTGGCCACGATCCCCATGGTCGATCAGGACTCTCAGTATCAATCCCTGCAGGCACAACTGGATCTGGCTAAAAAAGCCGCAGACACCCCTGAGATCCGGGCCCTGGAAGAGAAGCTCGCCTCTGAGCCGGATGATTTTGCGCTCAAGCAGGAGCTGGCGATTCAATATAGCCAGGCCGGTCGTAAACCTGAGGCCCTGGAGCTACTGTTCTCTATTTTGCAAAAAGAGATGGGATTTGGCGATGCGCGTAAGCATTTCCTGGATATCCTGGCCACCATGGAGGCCGATCCTGTGGCTTCAGCCTACCGGCGCAAGATCTATAGCCTGATGTACTAG
- a CDS encoding zinc-binding dehydrogenase encodes MRQLTNRRRLRGVGSFALQLARLQGVRTVIASCSEKNRDHVLSLGATHTIDYHTQDLVQEVMQLTEQQGVTKGIDAVGGDNDILVANSLAYEGAMVELVQLVRPERYRDSFLRGLTFHQLSLGSGHRHGPESASAMIHAGAAFNQQLEQGKIQVPLSQVISIEEVADALESLRRQRTVGKIVMHNAP; translated from the coding sequence CTGCGACAGCTTACTAATCGCCGGAGGCTCAGGGGGGTAGGAAGCTTCGCCCTACAGCTAGCCAGGCTGCAGGGGGTCCGAACTGTTATCGCCAGCTGCAGTGAAAAAAACCGCGATCATGTATTAAGCCTCGGCGCCACACACACCATAGATTATCACACCCAGGATCTGGTTCAGGAGGTGATGCAGCTCACCGAGCAGCAGGGGGTGACCAAGGGTATTGATGCGGTGGGCGGCGACAATGATATTCTGGTTGCCAACAGCCTGGCCTATGAGGGAGCCATGGTCGAATTGGTGCAGCTGGTACGTCCGGAGCGCTATCGCGATAGCTTCCTGCGGGGACTGACTTTTCATCAGCTCAGTCTGGGCTCGGGACACCGCCATGGTCCCGAGTCCGCCTCAGCCATGATCCATGCCGGCGCCGCCTTTAATCAGCAACTAGAGCAGGGAAAGATCCAGGTCCCCCTAAGCCAGGTGATCTCGATTGAAGAGGTCGCCGATGCTCTGGAGAGCCTCCGCCGTCAGCGAACCGTCGGGAAAATTGTGATGCATAATGCTCCCTGA
- a CDS encoding alcohol dehydrogenase catalytic domain-containing protein — MQALTFDPNRDRFTLKKQPLPTPGPTEVQLKVVACGLNPVDSKIREWKSLAPDMDDNWVPGLDVSGVITELGEEVEQWKVGDRILYHGDMLKPHGGFSEYAVHNAQTLLPHPNIDPIKAAATPCAGWTAWRALMDKLKIDACDSLLIAGGSGG; from the coding sequence ATGCAAGCCCTCACTTTTGATCCGAACCGCGATCGATTTACCCTAAAAAAGCAGCCTCTTCCCACGCCTGGGCCCACAGAGGTCCAGTTAAAAGTGGTGGCCTGTGGGTTAAACCCGGTGGATAGCAAAATCCGTGAGTGGAAGTCTCTGGCCCCCGACATGGATGATAACTGGGTCCCCGGGCTGGATGTCTCAGGAGTGATCACTGAGCTTGGAGAGGAAGTCGAACAGTGGAAGGTTGGTGATCGGATCCTCTATCATGGCGATATGTTAAAACCCCATGGTGGTTTCAGTGAGTATGCAGTGCACAACGCCCAAACCCTACTTCCCCACCCCAACATAGATCCCATCAAGGCTGCTGCGACCCCCTGTGCGGGATGGACCGCCTGGCGGGCACTCATGGATAAACTAAAGATCGATGCCTGCGACAGCTTACTAATCGCCGGAGGCTCAGGGGGGTAG